One window from the genome of Metabacillus flavus encodes:
- a CDS encoding methyl-accepting chemotaxis protein produces the protein MFKNMKIRNRLILFTAVLLLIPALSIGIFGYIAAKKEVKDQIENSASEQVTLLNGLTDEFFKNKRDVVELFSKTLNSTAFENEVYLNERLGYISNSFQEVTLTYVGTKDGKMYSFPRADFPEDYNPAEREWYKEAAANKGEAIITSPYKDEATGKTVVTIASTLTDGSGVMAMDIDLAVLAKQTMDTKIGSKGYPSILDQNGKVVVHPTLKPGDMLDKSINEPIYKAEKGSFNYTFNGANKAMMFETSEQTGWKVLGTIDTAEFTEQSAPILLNTIIVILIFIVVGTIFNYFTIRSIVRPIRLLSVVAGKVSKGDLTEKVHVASKDDLGQLGVAFNTMIDSLKNLLSQIEHSSDTLSASSEQVQEHSRQVSGITKEIAQSVDELSDGAETQMVSTEETAKAVQEIATGVQYVAERAASVSHTVSEAAQQTQKGSVYIDKAVKQMDDIYHSVEETTRLVKELGDKSAEINKIVDVITGISEQTNLLALNAAIEAARAGEHGKGFAVVADEVRKLAEGSKQSAEQITTLIRSIQKRTDLVIDHMAKEKEQAAGGLDLIKETGDNFSMIQKAVQEVNSQIQEVSATAEQMSASSEEVTASVEEMASIATESASSTQQVAAGAQQQFSSMEEIGQSINKLAELAAGLKTEIAKFKTK, from the coding sequence ATGTTTAAAAATATGAAAATCCGCAATCGTCTAATCCTTTTTACGGCGGTTCTGCTGCTAATTCCAGCCTTATCGATCGGTATTTTCGGATATATAGCAGCAAAAAAAGAAGTAAAAGACCAGATTGAAAACTCGGCTTCTGAGCAGGTTACTCTCTTAAACGGTCTGACAGACGAATTCTTTAAAAATAAACGGGATGTCGTTGAGCTGTTTTCAAAAACGCTGAATAGCACTGCCTTTGAAAATGAAGTCTACTTAAATGAGCGGTTAGGGTATATAAGTAATTCCTTTCAAGAAGTGACGTTAACCTATGTAGGAACGAAAGACGGTAAAATGTACAGTTTTCCAAGAGCCGATTTTCCGGAAGACTACAATCCAGCCGAACGAGAATGGTATAAAGAGGCTGCCGCAAACAAAGGGGAAGCGATTATCACCAGTCCTTATAAGGATGAAGCAACAGGGAAAACCGTCGTTACCATTGCCAGTACATTAACCGATGGCAGCGGGGTCATGGCGATGGATATTGATCTGGCCGTCCTTGCTAAACAAACCATGGATACGAAAATCGGCAGCAAAGGGTACCCGAGCATTTTAGACCAAAATGGAAAAGTCGTTGTCCACCCGACGCTTAAACCGGGTGACATGCTCGATAAAAGCATCAACGAACCAATTTACAAAGCAGAAAAAGGATCCTTCAACTATACATTTAACGGCGCGAACAAAGCCATGATGTTTGAAACGAGCGAACAGACCGGCTGGAAGGTGCTTGGAACGATTGATACGGCAGAATTTACCGAGCAATCCGCGCCTATCTTACTCAACACGATCATCGTGATTTTGATTTTTATAGTCGTCGGAACGATCTTTAATTACTTCACCATCCGATCCATTGTCCGTCCAATCCGTCTTTTGTCCGTCGTCGCCGGCAAGGTAAGTAAGGGCGATTTGACAGAAAAAGTCCACGTGGCATCTAAGGATGACCTCGGCCAGCTTGGAGTCGCGTTCAATACGATGATCGACTCCCTGAAAAATCTTTTATCTCAAATCGAACACTCATCTGATACGCTTTCAGCATCGTCGGAGCAGGTCCAGGAGCACTCCCGCCAGGTAAGCGGAATTACGAAGGAAATTGCCCAGTCCGTAGATGAACTGTCAGACGGAGCAGAAACGCAAATGGTGAGTACCGAAGAAACAGCTAAGGCTGTCCAGGAAATTGCTACAGGAGTCCAATATGTAGCTGAACGGGCTGCCTCCGTGAGCCACACTGTCTCAGAAGCAGCTCAACAGACGCAAAAAGGCAGCGTCTATATTGATAAAGCCGTGAAGCAAATGGATGACATTTATCATTCTGTTGAGGAAACGACCCGCCTCGTAAAAGAGCTCGGAGACAAATCTGCAGAAATCAATAAAATTGTCGATGTTATTACAGGCATCTCCGAACAAACCAACCTGTTAGCCCTGAATGCCGCCATAGAAGCCGCACGGGCAGGCGAGCACGGCAAAGGCTTTGCAGTAGTAGCGGATGAAGTCAGGAAGCTTGCTGAGGGCTCCAAACAGTCCGCCGAGCAAATCACAACCCTCATCCGTTCCATCCAAAAGAGAACCGACCTCGTCATCGATCACATGGCGAAAGAAAAAGAACAGGCAGCAGGCGGCCTTGATTTAATCAAGGAAACCGGTGACAACTTCAGCATGATTCAAAAAGCGGTCCAAGAAGTCAACTCGCAAATCCAAGAAGTGTCCGCCACCGCAGAGCAAATGTCCGCAAGCTCCGAGGAAGTCACAGCATCCGTCGAAGAAATGGCAAGCATCGCAACCGAATCAGCAAGCTCCACCCAACAAGTCGCAGCCGGAGCCCAGCAGCAATTCTCATCCATGGAAGAAATCGGCCAGTCCATTAACAAACTGGCAGAACTGGCAGCCGGCCTGAAAACCGAAATCGCTAAATTTAAGACGAAGTAA
- a CDS encoding DedA family protein, with protein sequence MENWITQFMEQFGYLGIFLMIALENVFPPIPSEVILPFGGFMTTTAGLTIPGVILAATAGSVFGALILYYVGRLLDVEQLEKFVDKWGHILLVSKKEIHRGDAWFDRYGKWTVFFCRMVPFVRSVISIPAGMSNMNVWLFLIYTTLGTLIWNTLLVILGAMLGEAWPKIGDYMSIYSNVIYVVLTVLLVMVIVWYVKRRKKFKQG encoded by the coding sequence ATGGAAAATTGGATTACGCAATTTATGGAGCAGTTTGGATATTTGGGAATCTTTTTAATGATCGCTTTGGAGAATGTATTCCCGCCGATTCCGTCTGAGGTCATTCTCCCGTTCGGAGGCTTTATGACCACGACAGCAGGCCTTACGATTCCGGGGGTCATATTAGCGGCGACTGCCGGTTCGGTATTTGGTGCCTTGATTCTTTATTATGTAGGCAGGCTGCTGGATGTGGAGCAGCTGGAGAAATTTGTGGACAAATGGGGCCACATTTTGCTTGTTTCAAAGAAAGAAATTCACCGGGGCGATGCCTGGTTTGACCGATATGGAAAATGGACGGTCTTCTTTTGCCGTATGGTGCCGTTTGTACGAAGTGTCATTTCCATTCCGGCCGGTATGTCCAACATGAACGTATGGCTTTTCCTGATTTATACGACGCTTGGAACGCTGATTTGGAATACGCTTCTCGTTATTTTAGGCGCTATGCTCGGTGAAGCGTGGCCGAAAATCGGAGATTATATGAGCATCTATTCGAATGTCATCTATGTCGTTCTCACGGTTCTGCTCGTTATGGTTATTGTATGGTATGTGAAAAGAAGAAAGAAATTCAAACAGGGATAA
- the ssb gene encoding single-stranded DNA-binding protein has translation MINHVTLVGRLTKDPDIRYTKEGAPVAHITLAVSRNFKNHAGEIETDFVNCTLWRRTAENTANYCQKGSIVGVTGRIQSRKYENAERKMVYVTEVVADSVRFMSGRPRELAEQEA, from the coding sequence ATGATCAATCATGTAACGCTGGTAGGGCGCCTTACCAAGGACCCGGATATCCGCTACACGAAAGAAGGAGCCCCGGTTGCCCACATCACCCTCGCTGTCAGCCGTAATTTTAAAAACCACGCCGGTGAAATTGAAACAGATTTCGTCAACTGTACCCTGTGGAGAAGAACTGCCGAAAACACTGCGAATTACTGCCAAAAAGGCTCCATCGTCGGTGTCACCGGAAGAATCCAATCCCGAAAATACGAAAACGCAGAACGCAAAATGGTCTACGTCACAGAAGTCGTCGCAGACTCCGTCCGGTTCATGAGCGGACGTCCGCGCGAGCTGGCCGAACAGGAAGCCTGA
- a CDS encoding YwpF family protein gives MMKTFKLVSMKIARNDENGRHYDEIPLNDGLVINKKDGENDWLLESLISSEHLERFQKLMEENHEQTLVITISKRTNTPAKLRASVSNVVELENDLISVLFSGKMASNRPFGNAEKILTELLDEGLDGEDLLQAFSAQWHKKQDQQESVTTK, from the coding sequence ATGATGAAGACGTTTAAGCTTGTTTCCATGAAGATTGCACGGAATGATGAGAACGGCCGCCATTATGATGAAATTCCATTAAATGACGGTCTCGTCATAAACAAAAAAGACGGTGAAAACGACTGGCTGCTTGAGTCGCTAATCAGCAGCGAGCATCTGGAACGGTTCCAAAAGCTCATGGAAGAAAACCATGAACAGACGCTTGTGATTACCATTTCTAAGAGAACGAATACTCCCGCTAAATTAAGAGCATCGGTCAGCAATGTTGTGGAGCTCGAAAATGACCTGATTTCTGTCTTATTTTCTGGAAAAATGGCCTCAAACCGCCCATTCGGAAACGCGGAGAAAATTTTAACGGAGCTTTTGGATGAGGGGTTAGATGGTGAGGACCTGCTGCAGGCTTTTTCCGCCCAGTGGCATAAAAAGCAGGATCAGCAGGAATCCGTAACGACTAAATAA
- the fabZ gene encoding 3-hydroxyacyl-ACP dehydratase FabZ — translation MLDIQQIKEIIPHRYPFLLVDRILEVEEGARAVGIKNVSANEEFFNGHFPDYPVMPGVLIVEALAQVGAVAMLKKEENRGRLAFFAGIDNCRFKKQVKPGDQLRLEVEIIRFRGALGKGKATATVDGQVVCEAEIMFALGEKTE, via the coding sequence ATGCTAGATATTCAGCAGATTAAAGAAATCATTCCTCACCGTTATCCGTTTTTACTCGTGGACCGCATCCTTGAAGTAGAAGAAGGGGCGCGTGCCGTCGGAATTAAAAATGTATCCGCGAATGAAGAATTTTTCAACGGACATTTCCCTGACTACCCGGTTATGCCTGGTGTGTTAATTGTAGAAGCGCTCGCCCAGGTTGGAGCAGTAGCGATGCTTAAAAAAGAAGAAAATCGCGGCAGGCTCGCATTTTTCGCAGGAATCGACAATTGCCGATTTAAAAAACAGGTGAAACCAGGCGACCAGCTTCGCCTTGAAGTCGAAATTATCCGTTTCCGCGGCGCCCTTGGCAAAGGAAAAGCAACGGCAACCGTAGACGGACAAGTAGTATGCGAAGCGGAAATAATGTTTGCCCTAGGCGAAAAAACAGAATAA
- a CDS encoding DNA-directed RNA polymerase subunit beta: MTSKDASMTREKYKQEKKAQDPAQEETKPVEKIRIRLFPIWLRLLMVAFLFILAAITGAMVGYGVIGDGNPLDVLKPSTWQHIVDLVEKEAE; encoded by the coding sequence ATGACTTCCAAAGACGCGTCCATGACCCGTGAAAAATATAAACAGGAAAAGAAAGCCCAGGATCCAGCTCAGGAGGAAACGAAGCCTGTCGAGAAGATCAGGATTCGGCTCTTTCCAATTTGGCTGCGTTTATTAATGGTGGCCTTCCTGTTTATTTTGGCTGCGATCACTGGGGCAATGGTCGGGTATGGAGTCATTGGAGATGGAAATCCGCTTGATGTGCTGAAGCCATCCACGTGGCAGCACATCGTGGACCTGGTTGAAAAAGAGGCCGAATAA
- a CDS encoding flagellar hook-basal body protein: MLNSMITASNTMNQVQKQLDIIGHNIANVDTQGFKRTNTTFGELVRQQYDNQNDLNKEVGRSTDFGIRQGVGAQLMQNVVFSQGTIKKTDRNLDFAFTKPGQFLKVEADGQTRYTRSGALYLSAEANGQLALVNGSGQRILDENNQPILLNGNASSITISANGTLTALDGNGQPAGTVNLGIVQSNKPQSLVQTNGNLYSLLNPNDQTAVVNLTGAGRGQISIEQGALEMSNVDVSKEMTDMLVSQRAYQFNAKSITIGDQMLGLINSVR; this comes from the coding sequence ATGCTGAATTCCATGATCACAGCGTCCAACACGATGAACCAGGTGCAGAAGCAGCTCGACATAATTGGGCATAATATAGCCAACGTCGATACACAGGGATTTAAGCGCACGAATACAACGTTCGGTGAACTAGTGCGCCAGCAATACGACAACCAGAACGACCTGAACAAAGAGGTTGGCCGTTCAACCGATTTCGGAATTCGCCAGGGAGTCGGAGCCCAGCTGATGCAAAATGTCGTATTCAGCCAGGGAACCATTAAAAAAACAGACCGCAACCTTGATTTTGCTTTCACTAAGCCGGGCCAGTTCTTAAAAGTGGAGGCAGATGGGCAAACTCGCTATACACGAAGCGGGGCGCTTTATCTTTCTGCAGAGGCAAACGGCCAGCTTGCGCTTGTGAACGGCAGCGGCCAACGAATTTTAGACGAAAACAATCAGCCAATTTTGCTGAACGGAAACGCTTCTTCCATCACCATTTCAGCGAATGGAACGCTGACGGCGCTTGATGGAAATGGACAGCCTGCCGGAACGGTCAACCTCGGCATCGTTCAATCCAACAAACCGCAATCACTCGTGCAGACAAACGGCAATCTCTACTCACTTTTGAATCCGAATGACCAGACGGCCGTGGTGAATCTGACCGGTGCAGGGCGCGGACAGATTTCTATAGAGCAGGGAGCTCTGGAAATGTCGAATGTCGATGTATCAAAAGAAATGACCGACATGCTCGTTTCACAGCGGGCGTATCAATTTAATGCAAAGTCCATTACAATTGGCGATCAGATGCTTGGTTTAATCAACTCTGTCCGCTAA
- a CDS encoding flagellar hook-basal body protein: MLRGLYTAAAGMLSQQKRTEMLSNNIANVNTPGYKSDQAAIRAFPEMLLSRMEGKDAPTQNTMNFGTQTPIGSLNTGAYVQELVPQFTQGDLRETGVPSDIALLEEAVPANAETGMKGFLLFAVGMPDGQIRYTRNGHFTLNDQNQLTSQGVPVLSTSGAPITITGDDYEITQDGRVRIGGRETSQIDVRFAGDVRNLVKEGNGLFRTADNAALPTAAGNANVRYSLKQGFTESSNVDTARAYTEMMTAYRSFEANQKVLQAYDRSLDKAVNEIGRLS; encoded by the coding sequence ATGCTTCGAGGGCTTTATACGGCTGCGGCCGGCATGCTTTCGCAACAGAAACGGACAGAAATGCTGTCAAACAACATCGCCAACGTGAATACGCCCGGCTATAAATCAGACCAGGCGGCCATCCGTGCTTTTCCTGAAATGCTGCTCAGCAGAATGGAAGGCAAGGATGCTCCAACCCAGAACACCATGAATTTTGGAACCCAGACGCCAATCGGCTCTTTGAATACAGGTGCTTACGTACAGGAACTTGTCCCCCAGTTTACGCAAGGTGATTTAAGAGAAACAGGTGTGCCGTCAGATATCGCTCTTTTAGAAGAAGCGGTGCCTGCAAATGCGGAAACCGGAATGAAAGGCTTCCTCCTTTTCGCAGTCGGAATGCCGGATGGACAGATCCGTTATACGCGCAACGGCCATTTTACACTAAATGATCAAAACCAGCTTACGTCACAGGGTGTCCCTGTTCTTTCCACATCAGGCGCACCGATTACGATTACGGGCGATGATTATGAAATCACCCAGGACGGCCGTGTAAGAATAGGCGGACGGGAAACATCTCAAATCGATGTCCGTTTTGCAGGAGACGTCCGCAATCTCGTTAAAGAAGGAAACGGTTTGTTCAGAACAGCGGATAACGCTGCACTGCCGACAGCAGCCGGGAACGCTAATGTCAGATATTCCCTGAAGCAAGGATTCACGGAAAGCTCGAATGTTGATACAGCCCGTGCCTACACCGAGATGATGACCGCCTACCGTTCATTTGAAGCGAATCAAAAGGTGCTGCAGGCGTATGACCGCAGCCTTGATAAAGCTGTCAATGAAATTGGCCGGTTAAGCTAA
- a CDS encoding DUF6188 family protein, whose translation MNESLDFPYFKGQKITKLENGSPLPLILHFSNGGLVIECPWRLKKDGRITVGQTDFQTAGTAREYLDKLNTLLTGQEIQSICWWKEAEILRITTENQAILDIFHNSASFEGWELFGDNDFSFISLPGGEVENIS comes from the coding sequence ATGAACGAAAGCCTTGATTTCCCTTACTTCAAAGGACAAAAAATAACCAAGCTCGAAAACGGCAGCCCCCTCCCGTTGATCCTGCATTTCTCCAACGGAGGCCTCGTCATCGAATGTCCATGGAGACTAAAAAAAGACGGCCGCATAACCGTCGGCCAAACCGACTTCCAAACCGCCGGCACAGCCCGGGAATATTTAGATAAACTCAACACCCTCCTCACCGGCCAGGAAATCCAAAGCATCTGCTGGTGGAAGGAAGCCGAAATCCTTCGTATCACCACCGAAAACCAAGCCATACTCGACATCTTCCACAACAGCGCATCCTTCGAAGGCTGGGAACTATTCGGCGACAACGACTTTTCCTTCATCTCGCTGCCTGGCGGAGAAGTGGAGAATATATCTTAA
- a CDS encoding TetR/AcrR family transcriptional regulator: MAPKQNTAAEMGDTRRNIIKAAEGLFMEYGYRAISTRKIADTCGLTQPALYHHFPNKKSLYVEVVRNYLFEMQTGLERIIKRHPELEDSLYRVTRYIILHQPKKLSQMFHDIEYEMTPEDQMMIHQSWREAYQIPISSIFERAAAEGTIKDPESLAATTSIYSQIFMSMLSHPLQGDSKTLDQRARLYTEVILRGLSLEKM; encoded by the coding sequence ATGGCACCCAAACAAAATACCGCGGCCGAAATGGGAGATACACGAAGAAACATTATTAAGGCAGCGGAAGGTTTATTCATGGAATACGGGTACCGCGCCATCTCAACCCGCAAAATTGCAGACACCTGCGGCCTCACTCAGCCAGCCCTTTATCACCATTTTCCCAACAAAAAAAGCCTCTACGTTGAAGTCGTAAGAAATTACTTATTCGAAATGCAAACAGGTCTGGAGCGAATCATCAAACGGCATCCAGAGCTTGAAGACTCTTTATACCGCGTTACCCGCTACATTATTTTGCATCAGCCGAAAAAGCTAAGCCAAATGTTTCACGATATAGAGTATGAAATGACCCCCGAAGACCAGATGATGATTCATCAGAGCTGGAGAGAAGCCTATCAAATACCGATTTCATCTATTTTTGAACGAGCAGCAGCAGAAGGAACCATTAAAGATCCAGAATCCTTGGCAGCCACAACATCCATTTATTCGCAAATCTTCATGAGCATGCTAAGCCACCCGCTGCAAGGCGACAGCAAAACACTCGATCAGCGGGCAAGACTATATACAGAAGTCATCCTGCGCGGACTCTCATTGGAAAAGATGTAA
- a CDS encoding rod shape-determining protein: protein MFARDIGIDLGTANVLIHVKGKGIVLNEPSVVAMDRNTGKVLAVGEEARRMVGRTPGNIVAIRPLKDGVIADFEVTEAMLKHFINKLNLKGVFSKPRMLICCPTNITSVEQKAIREAAEKSGGKNVFLEEEPKVAAIGAGMDIFQPSGNMVVDIGGGTTDIAVLSMGDIVTASSIKMAGDKFDTEILNHIKREYKLLIGERTAENIKIKVATVFPGARQEEIAIRGRDMVSGLPRTITVTSKEIEQALKESVAVIVQAAKGVLERTPPELSADIIDRGIILTGGGALLNGIDQLMAEELKVPVLVAENPMDCVAIGTGIMLENVDRLAKRKIM, encoded by the coding sequence ATGTTTGCAAGGGACATAGGAATCGACCTCGGTACAGCCAACGTACTGATACATGTTAAAGGGAAAGGGATCGTGCTGAACGAACCTTCCGTTGTCGCGATGGACCGGAACACAGGAAAAGTGCTGGCAGTCGGCGAAGAAGCAAGAAGAATGGTAGGACGTACGCCTGGGAACATTGTTGCCATCCGTCCGTTAAAAGATGGAGTCATTGCAGATTTTGAAGTGACCGAAGCAATGCTGAAGCACTTCATCAACAAACTCAATCTAAAAGGTGTTTTTTCGAAACCGCGCATGCTGATCTGCTGCCCAACGAACATCACATCTGTTGAACAGAAAGCGATTAGGGAAGCAGCTGAAAAAAGCGGCGGCAAAAACGTTTTCCTGGAAGAAGAGCCTAAGGTTGCCGCAATCGGCGCCGGAATGGATATCTTTCAGCCAAGCGGAAATATGGTTGTGGATATAGGCGGTGGAACAACGGATATCGCTGTGCTTTCCATGGGCGATATTGTCACCGCCTCTTCCATTAAGATGGCAGGGGACAAGTTCGATACAGAAATCCTCAATCATATTAAACGAGAGTACAAGCTTCTGATTGGAGAACGTACTGCCGAAAACATTAAAATCAAGGTAGCAACAGTATTCCCAGGCGCACGTCAGGAAGAAATTGCAATCCGCGGCCGTGATATGGTAAGCGGTTTGCCAAGAACAATCACTGTCACATCCAAAGAAATTGAACAAGCCCTAAAAGAATCTGTAGCCGTGATCGTCCAGGCAGCAAAAGGCGTGCTCGAGCGCACACCGCCAGAGCTGTCCGCCGACATCATCGACCGCGGAATCATCCTGACAGGCGGCGGAGCCCTTCTAAACGGAATCGACCAGCTCATGGCTGAAGAACTGAAGGTACCGGTGCTTGTAGCAGAAAACCCGATGGATTGCGTAGCCATTGGGACAGGGATCATGCTCGAAAACGTCGACCGTCTTGCAAAAAGAAAAATCATGTAA
- the spoIIID gene encoding sporulation transcriptional regulator SpoIIID, with the protein MHDYIKERTIKIGKYIVETKKTVRVIAKEFGVSKSTVHKDLTERLPEINPELAAEVKEILDYHKSIRHLRGGEATKLKYRKEDILHEETVK; encoded by the coding sequence GTGCACGATTACATCAAAGAGCGTACTATCAAGATTGGAAAGTATATCGTGGAGACTAAAAAAACAGTTCGCGTGATTGCGAAAGAGTTTGGGGTTTCCAAAAGTACTGTCCATAAAGATTTGACAGAGCGATTGCCTGAAATTAACCCGGAGCTTGCAGCAGAAGTAAAGGAAATTCTGGATTATCATAAATCCATTCGCCATCTAAGAGGCGGAGAAGCAACCAAATTAAAGTACCGCAAGGAAGACATTCTTCATGAGGAAACAGTGAAATAA